CGGGGGTAGATATCAATACCCAGCAGAGTTTCGAGGCACTCAGTGATCGAGCCGTGGCAGTGGTCGTGGATCCCATTCAATCTGTGAAAGGAAAAGTGGTCATCGACGCCTTCCGTCTGATCAATCCCAATATCGCTGCTTATACCCAAGAACCTCGACAAACCACCTCGGTTTTGGGTCATCTCCAGAAGCCGTCTATTCAGGCCTTGATCCACGGACTGAATCGACATTACTATTCCATTTCCATCAACTACCGCAAAAATGAGCTCGAGCAACAGATGCTCATGAATCTGAACAAGAAGAATTGGGTGGACGGACTCAGTTTGATGGACTATAACGATCATTGCAAGTTGAACAAGGTTAGTATCCCAGGTTGAGTTATTGGAATTAAGGAAGGTCCAAGAATAATGTTACTATATCTTTGTCAGGAAACCGTGAAAGACATGCTGAATCTGGCTAAAAACTACGATAAGGctttggaagaggaagaaaagatgACACCAGAGCAGTTGGCCATTAAGAACGTGGGTAAACAAGATCCCAAAAGGCACTTGGAGGAGAAGGTTGAATCCCTCATGACCACCAATATTGTTCAATGCCTTGGTGCCATGTTGGACGCTGTAGTGTTCCAATAAACCTTCGTTCTCTGTTGCCCCAACCCTCATGATTAATAAGGAAGACCCCAGAAGATCCCCAGAAACGGATTTTCTCATGtcttttgatgatttgatgatATGCCATTTTGTACTACTGTACGTCT
This Tigriopus californicus strain San Diego chromosome 7, Tcal_SD_v2.1, whole genome shotgun sequence DNA region includes the following protein-coding sequences:
- the LOC131883760 gene encoding 26S proteasome non-ATPase regulatory subunit 14 gives rise to the protein MERLLRMGGGGMGALGGGLPTDSPVVDTAEQVYISSLALLKMLKHGRAGVPMEVMGLMLGEFVDEYTVRVIDVFAMPQSGTGVSVEAVDPVFQAKMLDMLRQTGRPEMVVGWYHSHPGFGCWLSGVDINTQQSFEALSDRAVAVVVDPIQSVKGKVVIDAFRLINPNIAAYTQEPRQTTSVLGHLQKPSIQALIHGLNRHYYSISINYRKNELEQQMLMNLNKKNWVDGLSLMDYNDHCKLNKETVKDMLNLAKNYDKALEEEEKMTPEQLAIKNVGKQDPKRHLEEKVESLMTTNIVQCLGAMLDAVVFQ